The following are encoded together in the Equus quagga isolate Etosha38 chromosome 1, UCLA_HA_Equagga_1.0, whole genome shotgun sequence genome:
- the LOC124228203 gene encoding olfactory receptor 8S1-like — MASGNHSSITEFILLGLSADPQVQALLFALFLMIYLLTLLGNLLMILVIHTDSNLHTPMYFFLSHLSFQDLFYSSVTVPKMLENLLSQRKAISVKGCLAQVFFVFATTGIEACLLSVMAYDRYAAICHPLLYCQVTTKQLCMRLVWGSWVVAFLDALINILLALNLDFCEVQTIHHYSCELPSLLPLSCSDVSTNSAMLLCSVILHAIGTCLLIIFSYACIVSTILSISSATGRSKAFSTCFSHLTAVILFYGSAILRYLTPTSGSPLELILSIQYSVITPLVNPLIYSLKNKEVKAALRRMMLKYLQGLRQHRRERT, encoded by the coding sequence ATGGCCTCAGGAAATCACAGCAGCATCACAGAGTTCATCCTCCTCGGACTGTCTGCCGACCCCCAGGTCCAGGCTCTGCTCTTTGCTCTGTTCCTGATGATTTACCTCCTGACTCTGCTGGGGAACCTGCTGATGATACTTGTGATCCATACAGATTCTAacctccacacacccatgtatttcttcctgagCCATCTCTCCTTCCAAGACCTCTTCTATTCTTCAGTCACTGTACCCAAGATGCTTGAGAACCTCCTGTCTCAGAGGAAAGCCATCTCAGTAAAGGGCTGCCTGGCTCAAGTCTTCTTTGTGTTTGCCACTACAGGGATTGAGGCCTGCCTGCTCtctgtgatggcctatgaccgctatgctGCCATCTGCCACCCTCTGCTCTACTGCCAGGTGACGACTAAACAACTATGTATGAGGTTGGTGTGGGGCTCTTGGGTTGTGGCCTTTCTGGATGCACTCATCAACATCCTCCTGGCTTTGAATTTGGACTTCTGTGAGGTTCAAACCATCCACCACTACTCCTGTGAGCTGCCTTCCCTCTTGCCTCTCTCCTGCTCGGATGTCTCCACCAACTCTGCAATGCTGCTTTGCTCTGTCATCCTCCACGCCATTGGGACCTGCCTCCTGATCATCTTCTCTTATGCCTGCATTGTGTCCACCATCCTGAGCATCAGCTCTGCCACAGGCAGAAGCAAGGCCTTCTCCACTTGCTTCTCCCACCTCACTGCAGTGATCCTATTCTATGGCTCAGCCATTCTTCGCTATCTCACGCCAACCTCAGGTTCACCTCTGGAGTTGATCCTCTCCATACAGTACAGTGTAATCACCCCCCTAGTGAATCCTCTCATCTACAGCTTGAagaacaaggaggtgaaagcAGCTCTGAGAAGAATGATGCTCAAATATTTACAAGGTCTCAGACagcacagaagagagagaacatga